Proteins found in one Dehalococcoidia bacterium genomic segment:
- the rpmH gene encoding 50S ribosomal protein L34: MPKRTYQPKKIPRKRKHGFLERMSTRGGRAVLRRRRLRGRKRLTV, translated from the coding sequence ATGCCGAAGCGGACCTACCAGCCGAAAAAGATCCCCAGAAAGCGAAAGCACGGCTTTCTAGAGCGCATGAGCACCCGTGGTGGTCGTGCCGTGCTGCGGAGGAGGAGGCTCAGGGGCCGCAAGCGG